Below is a genomic region from Zavarzinella sp..
TTTTTCGCAGAAGTGTTAATGTGGTCTAGAAACTTCTGTGAAATGTCAACCGCATATACTTTGCCTTCTTTCGATACTGCTTCCGAAAACAGGCGGGTGAAAAGTCCCGTTCCTGCACCGATATCAGCTATTGCCTGACCTTTTTTGATGCCACAGGCATCGACAATCTGGAATCGCTTGTCGTACACTTCGCGACTTTCGCCTTCGAAGCGGGTAACAAACTCCTGCACATTGGGATTTTTGAACGAATCGTTAATCCCAGGCTTAACGCTCTTTTCCTGGGCCACCAACGACCCGGTCAGTGCGGCAAAAATTACTGCCAGAACAACCCCACGACGGTTCCATACGTGCTGCATTTTTTCTCTCTCTCAATGATGAAGATTATCTCATTTTCCAACACAAATTACTTTTCAGTGGGGAACCCGGCTTTCTTCAAAGCGGTGTAGCCGGGTTTCAGCGGTCGAACATCATAACCCAGCTTTTTCAGGTGATCTGCCGCTGTCAGTGCCCGACTGCCAAACGCACAGTGGCAGTAAACAATCTTCCCTTTTGGGCAAACTTTGCCAGCCTCTTCAGCGGTTATCCCTTTATTCAGCAGGCTCAGGGGTAGCAGTTTTGCATCCTTCAAATGGCCGTTGTTCCATTCTTCCTGCTCACGCACATCAATAATGATGGCTTTCTCATTTTTTACTGCCTGCTGCACCACATCCAGCGAATCAGTGGTGTGATCTGCCCCCACTACAGGTGCGACGAAACCCAATGATCCCAGCCACAGTAAGCCAATCAGCATTCTTGAAATCATCATGAAATCCTTTTAAGAATTGATCCAAACGTTTTCTATGAAACC
It encodes:
- a CDS encoding class I SAM-dependent methyltransferase; its protein translation is MQHVWNRRGVVLAVIFAALTGSLVAQEKSVKPGINDSFKNPNVQEFVTRFEGESREVYDKRFQIVDACGIKKGQAIADIGAGTGLFTRLFSEAVSKEGKVYAVDISQKFLDHINTSAKKQKIENITTVLGTDISPKLPENSVDVVFICDTYHHFEYPFRMLDSIHKALKPGGRLIIIDFVRIEGKSKEWTLNHVRAGQEVVEKEITSSGFRKQTEIPKIVTENYMVVFEKVAPKTKK
- a CDS encoding rhodanese-like domain-containing protein, which codes for MMISRMLIGLLWLGSLGFVAPVVGADHTTDSLDVVQQAVKNEKAIIIDVREQEEWNNGHLKDAKLLPLSLLNKGITAEEAGKVCPKGKIVYCHCAFGSRALTAADHLKKLGYDVRPLKPGYTALKKAGFPTEK